The proteins below are encoded in one region of Phaseolus vulgaris cultivar G19833 chromosome 1, P. vulgaris v2.0, whole genome shotgun sequence:
- the LOC137815611 gene encoding uncharacterized protein — protein MDAYTTHMSLYTSDDVVLCRVFPTSLKGAALSWFTKLSPNSIDSFATLVAKFETQFATSRPHHLTSIALVGIRQEKGESLRTFVDRFNKVAMSIRNMSPDVAMHHMLTALHLGPFVDNLCMQPTDCLDELRKRAAKYMQQEELREFRNQARVKAGGEKNKEEKDRQGRPSQRNDRRRDNRDRPIRFSRYTPLTTERGRILDEALNAELIPPLRKVVSPNNADKRKRCRYHQNTGHSTEEC, from the coding sequence ATGGACGCCTACACCACCCATATGAGTCTCTACACCTCGGACGATGTCGTGTTATGCCGAGTGTTTCCCACATCTTTGAAAGGAGCAGCCCTTagttggttcaccaagctcTCACCCAACTCCATCGATAGCTTTGCCACGCTTGTAGCAAAGTTTGAAACCCAATTTGCGACCAGCCGACCGCACCACCTAACCTCCATCGCCCTAGTAGGCATCCGCCAGGAGAAGGGAGAATCGCTGAGAACCTTTGTGGATAGGTTCAATAAGGTGGCAATGAGCATCCGAAATATGAGCCCGGACGTTgccatgcaccacatgctgacgGCCCTTCATCTGGGGCCCTTTGTCGACAACCTGTGCATGCAGCCGACCGACTGCTTGGACGAGCTGAGAAAGAGAGCTGCTAAGTACATGCAGCAGGAAGAACTCCGAGAATTCCGCAACCAGGCTCGTGTTAAGGCCGGCGGGGAGAAaaacaaggaagaaaaagaccgTCAGGGGCGGCCGAGTCAAAGAAATGACCGACGCCGAGACAACCGAGACCGGCCGATCCGGTTCTCAAGGTACACACCCTTGACGACAGAGAGGGGGAGGATTTTGGACGAGGCCCTCAACGCTGAGTTGATCCCTCCTCTAAGGAAGGTGGTCAGCCCAAATAATGCCGACAAGAGGAAGCGGTGTCGGTACCACCAAAACACCGGACACTCAACCGAGGAGTGTTAG